TGAACTATACACATGCTTGATGCTTAACAGACCTTGCTTCAAATTCAATCTGAGACATATGGCAGCCATTACTGAAAGAAAGCAATGCATTTTTTCACTGTCAGCAGCTCTGATGCTAAAACAGAGCAGCTCCAAACAGCAGTCCCAGTTGTCCATTTCTCCTCCCAAAGGGTCTTTCTAGTCTGTCTTTTTTACTCTTCTAGTCTTTCCCAAGGTTGTGAGCTGTTTTAGCTTCAAGCATGCACATTACTTCTCTCAAGGACGTGTTACTACACCCTGCAATTGTTGATGCTCTTCACTTTTTTATACAAATTCTCTTGATTAACAGTGTAGATTGAAAGGAGACACATGCAGTAAAAATCCTGTAATAGCTTCAGACATCTTTCTTAAACTAGAACAAACCCAGCAGTATCTCTTAGAAATTATCTCCAAAATTCAGGGTGGGTATCCACAGTATTTTtactgtaatatttttttccacttcctTTTATTGTTgtgaaaatatatttcataCTGTTACTTTTTGAGAGATTGCTCCTGGTCTTAGGAGCACTTTGAGTTTCACTGATATTTGCCTTTGATCACTCAGCTTCTCAAGTTAAAAATTACCTCATTAACACAAAATTCTTAGCTCTTTCTGAAAATAAGGTTTTGGAAAGAGTCTCAGGTTGGATGTGCAAAACAAAAAGTCTCCCAAACCATTAGTCATTTTTGAAAATCTTGGCCACGGTCTTTTATTAGTCTGTAAAACTTTATCACCATAAAGTGCAACttttaaataagaaatattttacaCCAGATGACAGAGGACTCAACACAACAAATGCATGAGATGTGCATAATCTTGAAGGCTCCATGGGAAGAAGGCTTTCTGCAAAGCCTGCCTAGACACCCAGGCAATCATTGTCTCTGCAGAGATATTTCAAAAAATTTTGGGAGTGTGTAAGAAAATACGTATGACTTTCATAAACACTCTTGCTTCTTGATTTTGAAGACATTTCTtgtcatttttttctgctttgttttcatcAGAAGAAATGGAAATTCACATTATTGAGAAAGtctcagaaaatatattttggtaTATTCTTCTCCTAGTGAAGGACTCCTCCTTTGAATGGAAACATGTGTTTGATAGGGACCAAGTATCTGGCCTCAAAATCCACAAAGGGCAGATTGTGACCCCTTGCTGAACAATATTTCATAAAAATAGTACCACTGCCTGCCACAAGGTAAACAGCAAGTCCCTTTGCCAGGGACTTCTGTGATAACATAATGAGTATCTGGACATAATTAGCAGGTAAAAATAGAAAGTAAATTCAGACCACCATGAAGCAAaagataaattaattttttttgttgttgctgtatGTAAACATCTGGCAAGATGCATTTAAGTGTGTTACAGCAGATATCTGCCTTGAGGACTTGCAATTTCAGTACAACATTTGGGATGGACTCGGCTCTTTCTTTAGTGGCAAAGAGGCCTCCATATTCTCTCTTCACACTGTGAAGATTTAGCACAAAAACAAAGCAGCTTTGTACTGAACAACTGCTTGCTGTTTACAAGAATCGTAGATGCACTTTTCATGGTGAAGCCTCCTTAAATGGTTCACAATTGGACATACAACTATATTAAATTTCACACAGTGATGCCTCTGCCCCTCTCCTTCTTCATTGGTTGGACTCCAGCTGACAAGCATCCTTATCACTAATGTGGGgtaccagctctgctgcaggaggTATAAGTCTCAAACATTTTAAGTTATAGGTATTTAAAGTGACATTCATAATGAAAATTGGGTGTTTTTATGGCTTTTGTCTTATAATTAGTACATCTGCTTAAAACAAGAACCTTTGTTAAAGACATAGATGTAAATTAATTTAAtcaaatttaaattattaaaatattcagtATGCATGAAGAAATCAGTTTTACACCTGCTTTGTAAGAAATCCCTGATAATCTTTAAGATATCTTGAAGGCCCTGGAGGGCTAGTAGAGTGAAATACTTAAGCACCTGTTTTATTTTGAAGCACATAAACAATGCACAAATTACTGTTGGTAAGGGTGCATTTTTTCATAAACAAGAAACATGCGGGTATAAACATaactaatgaaaaaaatttatgGTGTGTTTAACATTAGCCTTACTGAATCAGTGAAAGCTGCCCATGTATTGaagctttgctttccttttttgaCTACTTTGGTCTTTTCTACTTCTAAACTTCTTTTGAGACATTCTGAGTTTAAGAAGCAAGAGATCAAAAATTATGAAATAAGTTGTTATAAGTTTAATGGTTAAAATCAAACAGatgaaacagaattaaaataattatgcaAGTAAGttttaaaactaatataaataatttaaagtaCTAGAATATATTATATGTTTTCAATATTTTCCATTAACTTTTCCCTTAAAATATTTATGTCATTGTTCTGGCTTTGAACATGAATAGTTTCTCTGATATGAAGTTGTTACTTTAAGTTTGGactaaaaaggaaaacagaaatcttCCAAAATACTTAATGTGAGAAATATGTCTCTATCTTTGGAGAGCAAGTTGGCTGCAAAAATTTTGCTTTAGATCAATGATGAAAGAAAATTGCAAGAGACACAGAGGAATATTATAACTTCGTAGAAATACATGTAAATATCTCTCtgaacaaaaaggaaaaggtaggatttaatttttaaagaactgaaaatattaaaaaattattagcaAATGCATTTGCTCTCTTCTCCTAATCAAGAATTTTGTCTTTAAATGGCATGACAGCATCTGCatttaataaaaatcaaataaaatatttctgtagaaACAGATGGCACTGGTTTTAATCCTTTGTGGCCAAGTCAGGTATTATGAGAATGAGTTATGATGTAAGTCAGCTCTGCGTGTAAAGTATTTTCTAACAAAAATCTTGAATAAATGCACAGTTTGGGCTACCTGTTTCATCTAGTCCAGCTCCCCTCATCTGATAGAACGAAAAAAATCAAATGCCTTCAGCTCAGTGGCTGGTTGATATTAAGGCCAggctttccttctttccctgcctAGGTGCTGAGGTGCCTGAGCTGTTTCAGGGGTTAAAAGCTGTAAGCACTGATGCGTATATATGAGGCTGTATTCCTAGAACACGGCTTGTAGCCTGACTCAAGCTATTACAGTCTAACAACAGGGACCAATAGAAAGAGAAGAAGATCCAAGAAAGCTGAGGTAAGCCCAAACTCTGAAACAATGTCAAACTAGAAGCAATAGCTAATAAGGTGTGCATGGAAATACATCTGGGAATACTAGTATGTACTTCCAGTTTTATGTGCTGCTAATTCTTAGGAGGACAGGAAACAAACACAGGGGTTAGCAGCCAAAAGCGGTGAATTTACAGAGATTTCTAACTGGCTTCAGATAGCTCCAGGAATTTGACTAACAAGGTAAATtgctttatatttcttttttaaagtgcTATTACAGTTATGAATATTTACAGAGTAAGAAGGTTGCAAATTCACTGTGTGAAATAGAAAtgttattctttaaaaattctttatttGTCCCTTTCTTTGGAATGCTTCCAGATAGCAGtttctggggctggaaaaggtACAGGATTCTGCACTTGTTACTGCTAATAACAATGTTGAAAACTATTAAATTACTACATATCATATGCAGCAACTGAACTGAGCTCTTAACCTTACTGATGCATTAATCCTATgagagaatttatttttatttaaatactaTTTTTGTCACAGCTAACCTCCTAATTTGACCAGAAATTTCAGCTATCAGTCTTTTGATTCTACATTGCAAAATGCTTGTTAATCTTCATGAGCCAGTGAGCAAGATAACAGAGTTTGTAAGGCACTGTTTTTGTGCTAcacaaatatttcctttctgaGTAAATTATCAGTGATAATTTTGTTCATAATTATAATTGTGGAAGAGGCTAAAAAAAGCATATCATTAAGTAGGAAAAATAGTTAAAATATGCATAAAGCTATGTGAACAGTTAGGTCAGGATTTACTTATTGTGGATATAATTTGATTAAGGTTTCTTTTTTGTGTCATTTAGGCATTTGTTTTGTATGTTTGCTTTAGGGAAGGAAATTTGTAACTTTGGATATGAGAGAGTGAGTGAGGAGGGGAATGGATTAGTCAAACATATTCCCTCCAAGCTTTTAAGAACATGCCCAACAAACAGCTGTTAAAACACTATTTGATCTTCTACTTTTAAATGAAGACAAAAGATCCTGGAAAATCCGATCCAGATGTCATTATAATTCAAGAGAGAGCAAAAACAGAAAAGAGGGGatgattaattttaaaaggagGAACACTGAGTACTATAGTATTTATATCATCATGGTAATAATGTCTTTTCTGAAAATTAACCATTATATAATGTAGATTGTAGGGCTGTACAGGAAAACTTACACAAATGTAAAAGAGGTACTGATTTATTATCCAAAAGTTAtccatattttcatattttttgaaATGATACTTGCATGAACATCAGTCAAACTGGTAGCCAATGTGGAGTCTAAGCTGAATCAGGGATATGTTTATCACTATATAGCACAGAATTGTTTATAACTTTTATATTACTTTTCAGTTTTCCCTTAACAGGCCATGGATACCACCCTAGAGGGAAGAATTTGGCTGTTTATAAGGGAAATATTGTTTTATATGCAAAATTGTATTGTTAATCTAGTATGCTACTAGGGAGTTTTATTGAGAAATAGCtaattgttttttccccttccaagGCAAACACCATGATTTTGAAAGTCTATACAAGCCTTTTGCTCTTATTCTTGGTCAATTCTGTGTGGACTCGAACTGTGAGACAAGTTTATGATGATCTGGATCCTGGCCACTGGTCTCACTATACTTCTGAGTGTCCACAGGAGTGCTTTTGTCCTCCTAGTTTCCCCAATGCATTATACTGTGATAACAAAGGGCTTAAAGAAATACCTCCAATTCCAGCCAGAATTTGGTACCTCTATCTTCAAAACAATCAAATTGAaaccatttcagagaagcctttTGCGAATGCCACTCATCTGAGATGGATAAATCTGAACAAGAATAAGATCACAAACAGTGGGATTGAGAATGGTGTGCTGAGCAAGCTGAAAAGGCTGCTTTACTTATTCCTTGAAGATAATGAGTTGGAAGAGGTTCCTGCTCCATTACCAGTGGGTCTGGAACAGCTAAGACTAGCTAGAAACAAAATCTCTAAAATCCCAGAAGGAGTCTTCAGCCACTTGGAAAACCTTACTATGTTAGACCTGCACCAGAACAGTTTGTTGGACAGCGCTCTTCAAAGTGACACCTTCCAAGGACTCAACAACCTCATGCAGCTCAACATCGCAAAAAATTCACTCAAGAAAATGCCTTTAAGCATTCCAGCTAATACACTGCAGCTCTTTTTGGACAACAACTCCATCGAGGTCATACCAGAAAACTACTTCAGTGCAATACCCAAAGTGACTTTCCTTAGGCTGAACTACAATAAACTATCTGATGATGGTATCCCTCCAAATGGGTTTAATGTTTCATCTATTCTAGACCTACAGCTGTCTCACAATCAGCTCACTAAAATTCCACCAATCAATGCTCATCTTGAGCACCTTCATCTTGATCACAACAAAATCAAAAGTAAGTGTGTATTACCAGTGTGAAACCATTCAAAACCATCTCCATTTTAAATGTCTACTTCACAGTAGAAATGGTCTTTGAAATAAAGTGattaaaatcatagaatcattgaaTATTTTGGGAAGGAAGGGACTTATAGAGGTCCCTTTATTCCAACCTTCCTGCAATAAGCAGGGACATTTGATGAGGTttctcagagccctgtccagcctgaccttgaaaTTTGCCAGGCGTTGGgcatccaccacctctctgagcaaaatgtttttgtgttttatgGATTTTACAGCATATATGTTCTATTAAGATTTATGTTCTCAAAGTTTTTCCATTTTGTGTAAATGAGACAAGGTTTTGTACCCAAGGCAACAGAAGCCTTCTGGTTTTAAGATTCATTTCCAGGACTGTTTCCAAATTCATCCAGGTATAGAGGGGGTGTGGTAGCTAGGGATATTACATACTCTATATAATGAAAGTATCTAATCAGTAAGTACTTCATTTCATGCcaaaagtcaaaataaaaatgatgaCTTTTTATTCACCACTGCACAGAAGGAAGCCAAGTTTCTATATTTATCTTCTCATCATGATGATTTAATTGAATACATGGTCCTTTACCACTTTTTTGTGCCACTGTAGTCcaaaaatattctaaaaataATGGTTTGGCTTTTGCACAAAACAAGGATCTATGAAATGAAGATACTTCTtgataatttatatttattcatTGCATTtggcaaaataaaaatgtaaaatcatataaataaattttaaaagtgtatAACAGGCACATATTTTAGTGGCCTGCAAGAATTCTATCTGTTAATTAGAGTTAAAGTTTATGACATATGTTGTTTCTGAACATATTTCATTGCCCCCTGGTTACTAAGagatttattttaattgcttCAATGTAAGGCCTCAGGTGCAGACTTTATTCTCTCACTTCAAGTGGACACAAAATTGAAATCAATGGAATGTAGCCTGTCCAGTTTAAGAACAGTTTTGTGCCTAGGTAGTATTTAAAGAACTGTCCAGTCCTCTTCCTTCCCTGAAAAAGTTTGACAAAGCTTAAgacaatgaaaattaaattttgtaGTATGTACAAAATCAAATCTTATGTTCCAATGACACATAACCTGTGAACTGAATCATGATGCAGGAATACAAATCTTGTATTCCTTAGTGCCTTTACCACTTTTCAAGTCATTGTCAACTTAAGCACAAGTTGGCTTGTGGCTGACTTtagccaaaaaaagaaaaaaaagaagggaattATTAGTAACTGAATAGAAAATAGTTGCAATCTGATGCCTTAAATGAAACTTGGGTATCATGCAAGGATATTTTGCCACATAGAATAATTGTTCAAAAAGTAAAGGACAGTGACATAGTCTCCATGAGACTTTGCTCTGATAGATAATATCTTAAAGGGCCTTTAGGATGGCAAACAAGGAATGTAATTCCATCAGGCCAGAGTAGTAAGAGCTGACACTAATTCTGCAGGTTGGTTTCATCTTCTTAAACCCCAATCAGacactattttaaaataatcaatgtgaaagtcttgaaagaaaaaatagctGTAAAATCCTGATCTGGTTCCTTCACAAAAGAGTCCTGCTGAAGGTTTATTTTATGTGTGCAGTATGAGCCCCTTTTATAACATTAATTCTCAGGTATTCCTTCAAATCACTGCTTAATTATCTCTTGGTGAATCATAGTAACACTGTTGTAATTGCAAGAGTTCAGACATCAGCATTTCTATGTAAATACCATTTGACCATGTTTTATTATATGCTATTTTGTAATATCAATTCCTCATATAAGTGCACGGCCTTATTTCTCCAGAGACCATTTATGAAGATACAAGGTCTTCTTCTGAAGCCCAGGAAAGCCAATGATAGTCTCATAATATGTCTCAGTGGAACAAGAATTTCACCTACAATCACTTCCCTAAGGATCGCAGtacacagagggaaaaaaaccccagttttggaagtaaaatcaaaataaatccaAAAATAATTATGGCTCCAACAGATTTGTAACACATTTGATCTATGGCATTTTAAAACACACATGCCCACATATTTACCTGAGACATACACTTGTGAGGCTCTGGGgaatttttaaataatggaaaagagaatgttAAAGTAAGCAAAGAGAAGGTATGAAAGGATGTAACAAGGGAGTAAGGGTCAGCAGGTGGTATTATTACAGTGCTATCAAAGGACAAATGAAAGGGAGTAAACAGTAAGTTCCCCTGGAAGAACACCAGGAGGACAAAATAGATACTGTTAGCTAATATTATACCACAtttagagaaagagagaaatccCTGGGCCATGTATCtaaaattttttcccaaactgTAAGTTTTACTGGGAAAAGATCTGCATTTCTTCAGCAGACATACAGCATTAGCCATTAATGAGAACTTTGGCAGTTTTCCCGTACAGCAGCTCTAGGTTTCATGTTTAAATATTCAAGGACATAACAATTCTGTTAACAAGTGGTGGAATTCATCTTCTTTGAATGAACTATCCTATATTTTTTAATCTAATTTGCGGTAGTCATACAGACCTCCTACTCCATGGAAAGGGACACACAATTGTATAGGGAAAATCATCCCATCTAAAGGAACTGTCAGTCCCCTTTTGGAAGTGTTCATCTCTCTCTGAATTTATACAGAGTCTAAATGGTTTACTTAGGCTGACACAACTTCTACATGGATCATGGCAAGGTGAATTGTACCTCTGGAAGGAACAACCTCTTCCTCCTACTTAAACAAAATTAAGCCATATATCCATGAAGAGtattgaaaaagagaaaaaaatagagaagcTTTTACTCCCTTGATAGTTTGGGTAGGATTTACTGTTTATGGGAAGAGAAcaataaaacccaaaccagtTCATACCACACATCATCAGGAAATAACTTCTTCCTAGGTGGCCTGTGGTTAGATAACTGCTGCCTCACTTCAAGCCTGAAGTAATTAACTCAGTGAAAATGAGTGCAGTGAGATAGTTTTTAGTCAGAGAAGACAGATATTTAGGATACACTTGAAGCCATCTTGTCTCTATGAACAGTAGTGCTGATCAAACAAAGCAGATATTTTCTGCTAGATAGTGTTGATTCACCCAAAACTTAAAATAGCTGCCTTCTTAATGAACATTCTTAAGGTTTCTGTGTTGTAAATTCACACATAAAGATAAGCTGCAGCTTGTTTCttccaaaaataccaaaagctTTGCCAACATTAATCAAATTTCACAAGATAAACAACCACAATTTGCTATCATGGATATAACAAAAGCTTCGGGCCTTGGCCAACTGGATGTATTTATCTAGTTTCCATGACAAAGACAGAGTCCACTTCCAAGATGTTGCAAATGTCTGGGCAGTTTTTCAAAATagagtggagggaaaaaaaaaaaaaagttatgggaaagaaagtttaaaaaagtTATGTTATTTTTACTTCATAACATTTCTCTGATTTTGGAGATTGTAGTCAGAATATTTGTGCATGGCATCATTACTAAATataaaggaagaatttttttcctatctCTTTGTTAGTAAagaaatttgtttaaaaaatctGTTATATATACGTTCtccagtttgttttttttctttcagttagTCTGGGGCCAAGATCTTCAAGCAGTTAGATCAATCAAAGAATATCATAATTTGGTTGAAGGAATTTGACATCTCTGATAAACAAACAACACTTCAGTGTTTTCTAGAGGCTATTTTGAAGCTGCCTGATTATTTAACAactaaaaacaaaatataacaAGTATTTTAGCCAAGTGACAATGCAGAGGTAACCTAGAGGAGATAAAAAGCCCAAGCAACTCAATACTTCAGAATATGGGTAATGATTGAAGCCATGGTTTCAAATTTTATCTGTACAGAAACAAATTATGCATGATGGAGGTAGAATTTTGAGGAGTTGTTAGCTTTCAGATTAGGAAGAAAAATACCTCATTGCACAAGTTATAGTCTTGCAATTAGAACCAAATCCACTTAATAATGTCAGAGAATAGAAAAGAACAgatgttaaaaattaaaaacactaTGCAAAAAGTTCCTTTGATTCAATACTGCTATTGTTTTGAATGCAACATCTTCATTAGGGAATATTATCAGCCTAAAATTAATGCACTGTCACTGAAATAAGATGTTCAAAACCCCTCAGAAGTAATCTTGCCTTGCTTACTCAGAATGTAAAGAGCTATTTCTCAATCCTTACCATGTAGTTGTATAACTTAGTATCCCATTTGTCCAAGGATAAATTATGCATGTAATGGCCTTTTTTCATCAATGCACCACAGCAAATATGTAATTCACTGATCCAGATCACATTATATTGCTTGTTTTCaatcaaaaaacatttaaatggAAACAAAAGCAACAGTTTTCCATGCTAACATCAGTGGAAGTTTACTTTATTTGTGTCCCTGGTGAATTTTATCTTCACAAACTTTTCCCATGGAAATAACCTAACATGTTGATCTACACTTTCAGGTGTCAATGGTACTCAGATGTGCCCAGTTTCCATTGCCCTAGAAGAAGATTACGGTTATTATGGCAACATCCCTCGTCTCCGATACCTTCGTCTGGATGGAAATGAAATTCAGCCTCCAATCCCACTGGACATCATGATTTGTTTCCGACTACTTCAAGCTGTTGTCATATAAAGATATTGCAGTGTCACTCTTGTACCGTGAGAGTGCTAAGATACAAGTTTTGCTGGAATGAAACTTGTTCTAACCCAAATCAAGAAGTAACAGCTTTATttgactttaatttttttctttgcttgtatGTTTTCTACAACTGAAAAGGCTGTTCTTTCAGAAGGGATTTTGTATGGACCTGAAACATGTGCTTAACACCTTATCCTATAAATTCATAACATGAATATATTGAAAAATCATTGGTGTCAGATCCCAAATATTCCAAAGAAAATCGTGACTTACTCCATCTTTCTTGTCAAATGTGACAATGCCTACCCTGCTAACATAATTCCTATAGACAAGTTAGGTGTCTTCATTTTGTTATATAGTAACTAACACAATGAATTTGGGTGCACTTGGCCAAATACTTATGCTAATGAAATCATGAGCTGCATGATTACTAGTTATCAAAACTGCCACTGACATTTCAGATAGTGACTTGTGGTGAACAACCACTTAACATGCAAATAACCCATAAATTGCTGTCATCCTTTGAAGAGTAATACTTTTAAGGTGAAAAATACATGAGGCTTAGCAtccaaagcagcaagctgaataTATATAATTGTAGGGACTCATTCAGTGAATTTCAGAACTGGAATAAACTGATCcaacacaaatccagggaaaagagaacaTGAGATGTAATCTTGTTCTCTCAAAGTACCAGTTTTCTgctattttattctatttctaGTCTTGACACCATTTCTTTCTGCAGCTTTGGAATCATCACTGAATATCTGGTTAATTTTAGTTTGCAGAGAGATACAACCAAGAATAGGAATGATTATATATTTCATGGACTAGGTACTTCATAAAAATTTGAATGGCTAGTTAATCCAATGgtgatgaaaagaaaattaagaaattcAGAGATACATCTCCTCCCAATTATTTGCTGAACTAGGAAAGCACTTGCATAGGGACTATATAATTTAAGCAAATACATTCAATT
This region of Zonotrichia albicollis isolate bZonAlb1 chromosome 4, bZonAlb1.hap1, whole genome shotgun sequence genomic DNA includes:
- the KERA gene encoding keratocan, whose amino-acid sequence is MILKVYTSLLLLFLVNSVWTRTVRQVYDDLDPGHWSHYTSECPQECFCPPSFPNALYCDNKGLKEIPPIPARIWYLYLQNNQIETISEKPFANATHLRWINLNKNKITNSGIENGVLSKLKRLLYLFLEDNELEEVPAPLPVGLEQLRLARNKISKIPEGVFSHLENLTMLDLHQNSLLDSALQSDTFQGLNNLMQLNIAKNSLKKMPLSIPANTLQLFLDNNSIEVIPENYFSAIPKVTFLRLNYNKLSDDGIPPNGFNVSSILDLQLSHNQLTKIPPINAHLEHLHLDHNKIKSVNGTQMCPVSIALEEDYGYYGNIPRLRYLRLDGNEIQPPIPLDIMICFRLLQAVVI